One region of Oryza glaberrima chromosome 7, OglaRS2, whole genome shotgun sequence genomic DNA includes:
- the LOC127779657 gene encoding uncharacterized protein LOC127779657 isoform X1: MLMATPTSSTGSVDISAGAAAMRASAARAAIPAAFSHMEAVLLSAPQYGVCSRTQGGVAFVAAIFCRSYCSSSNGLNTTAAGDPEGNKLYKISAQDVSANGLCPKGEMLYQISPVAGPNGQKLYKIVPAAGSVGTFDPAEGTPHKVAISNRPLTNEEVRQLAFDHQKWSTDIREAKWSEAEIWKQLNEKVDKISESVKKPTGFNELLANFGVKVPEDPFWWWTSVLTIVIPAGAFFIFRFVKALDDFIIIVTQKLMPAYKQLKGAFKAKLEDMKANPMEWEEGDSVELHELF; the protein is encoded by the exons ATGTTGATGGCCACACCAACATCGTCGACAGGATCAGTTGATATTAGTG CGGGGGCTGCGGCGATGCGGGCCTCGGCCGCGAGGGCGGCGATCCCTGCTGCCTTTTCCCACATGGAGGCGGTCCTGCTCTCTGCGCCACAGTATGG GGTTTGTTCCAGGACACAGGGAGGGGTGGCTTTCGTGGCTGCCATTTTCTGTAGGAGTTACTGCTCATCATCGAATGGGTTGAACACCACCGCTGCAGGTG ACCCAGAGGGCAATAAACTCTATAAGATCTCTGCTCAAGATGTATCAGCCAATGGTTTAT GTCCAAAGGGAGAGATGCTTTATCAGATCAGCCCTGTTGCAGGTCCAAATGGGCAAAAACTCTACAAGATCGTCCCTGCTGCTGGGTCAGTAGGCACGTTTG ATCCCGCTGAAGGAACCCCCCACAAGGTTGCAATATCTAACAGG CCCTTGACAAATGAAGAGGTTCGACAGCTGGCTTTCGATCATCAAAAATG GTCGACTGACATCCGTGAAGCCAAGTGGAGTGAAGCAGAAATATGGAAGCAGCTTAATGAGAAGGTAGATAAAATTTCTGAAAG tgTCAAGAAACCTACCGGGTTTAATGAATTGCTGGCCAACTTCGGCGTCAAGGTACCTGAAGATCCTTTTTGGTGGTGGACATCTGTTTTGACTATCGTGATTCCTGCAGGAGCTTTTTTTATCTTTCGATTTGTCAAGGCACTTGATGATTTCATCATCATTGTGACCCAAAAGCTTATGCCAGCTTACAAGCAGCTAAAAGGCGCCTTCAAAGCGAAGCTTGAGGATATGAAAGCTAATCCAATGGAATGGGAAGAGGGAGATTCCGTGGAGTTACATGAGCTGTTTTAG
- the LOC127779657 gene encoding uncharacterized protein LOC127779657 isoform X4, translating into MLMATPTSSTGSVDISDPEGNKLYKISAQDVSANGLCPKGEMLYQISPVAGPNGQKLYKIVPAAGSVGTFDPAEGTPHKVAISNRPLTNEEVRQLAFDHQKWSTDIREAKWSEAEIWKQLNEKVDKISESVKKPTGFNELLANFGVKVPEDPFWWWTSVLTIVIPAGAFFIFRFVKALDDFIIIVTQKLMPAYKQLKGAFKAKLEDMKANPMEWEEGDSVELHELF; encoded by the exons ATGTTGATGGCCACACCAACATCGTCGACAGGATCAGTTGATATTAGTG ACCCAGAGGGCAATAAACTCTATAAGATCTCTGCTCAAGATGTATCAGCCAATGGTTTAT GTCCAAAGGGAGAGATGCTTTATCAGATCAGCCCTGTTGCAGGTCCAAATGGGCAAAAACTCTACAAGATCGTCCCTGCTGCTGGGTCAGTAGGCACGTTTG ATCCCGCTGAAGGAACCCCCCACAAGGTTGCAATATCTAACAGG CCCTTGACAAATGAAGAGGTTCGACAGCTGGCTTTCGATCATCAAAAATG GTCGACTGACATCCGTGAAGCCAAGTGGAGTGAAGCAGAAATATGGAAGCAGCTTAATGAGAAGGTAGATAAAATTTCTGAAAG tgTCAAGAAACCTACCGGGTTTAATGAATTGCTGGCCAACTTCGGCGTCAAGGTACCTGAAGATCCTTTTTGGTGGTGGACATCTGTTTTGACTATCGTGATTCCTGCAGGAGCTTTTTTTATCTTTCGATTTGTCAAGGCACTTGATGATTTCATCATCATTGTGACCCAAAAGCTTATGCCAGCTTACAAGCAGCTAAAAGGCGCCTTCAAAGCGAAGCTTGAGGATATGAAAGCTAATCCAATGGAATGGGAAGAGGGAGATTCCGTGGAGTTACATGAGCTGTTTTAG
- the LOC127779657 gene encoding uncharacterized protein LOC127779657 isoform X5 encodes MLMATPTSSTGSVDISAGAAAMRASAARAAIPAAFSHMEAVLLSAPQYGVCSRTQGGVAFVAAIFCRSYCSSSNGLNTTAAGDPEGNKLYKISAQDVSANGLCPKGEMLYQISPVAGPNGQKLYKIVPAAGSVGTFDPAEGTPHKVAISNRPLTNEEVRQLAFDHQKWSTDIREAKWSEAEIWKQLNEKCQETYRV; translated from the exons ATGTTGATGGCCACACCAACATCGTCGACAGGATCAGTTGATATTAGTG CGGGGGCTGCGGCGATGCGGGCCTCGGCCGCGAGGGCGGCGATCCCTGCTGCCTTTTCCCACATGGAGGCGGTCCTGCTCTCTGCGCCACAGTATGG GGTTTGTTCCAGGACACAGGGAGGGGTGGCTTTCGTGGCTGCCATTTTCTGTAGGAGTTACTGCTCATCATCGAATGGGTTGAACACCACCGCTGCAGGTG ACCCAGAGGGCAATAAACTCTATAAGATCTCTGCTCAAGATGTATCAGCCAATGGTTTAT GTCCAAAGGGAGAGATGCTTTATCAGATCAGCCCTGTTGCAGGTCCAAATGGGCAAAAACTCTACAAGATCGTCCCTGCTGCTGGGTCAGTAGGCACGTTTG ATCCCGCTGAAGGAACCCCCCACAAGGTTGCAATATCTAACAGG CCCTTGACAAATGAAGAGGTTCGACAGCTGGCTTTCGATCATCAAAAATG GTCGACTGACATCCGTGAAGCCAAGTGGAGTGAAGCAGAAATATGGAAGCAGCTTAATGAGAAG tgTCAAGAAACCTACCGGGTTTAA
- the LOC127779657 gene encoding uncharacterized protein LOC127779657 isoform X2, with protein sequence MLMATPTSSTGSVDISAGAAAMRASAARAAIPAAFSHMEAVLLSAPQYGVCSRTQGGVAFVAAIFCRSYCSSSNGLNTTAADPEGNKLYKISAQDVSANGLCPKGEMLYQISPVAGPNGQKLYKIVPAAGSVGTFDPAEGTPHKVAISNRPLTNEEVRQLAFDHQKWSTDIREAKWSEAEIWKQLNEKVDKISESVKKPTGFNELLANFGVKVPEDPFWWWTSVLTIVIPAGAFFIFRFVKALDDFIIIVTQKLMPAYKQLKGAFKAKLEDMKANPMEWEEGDSVELHELF encoded by the exons ATGTTGATGGCCACACCAACATCGTCGACAGGATCAGTTGATATTAGTG CGGGGGCTGCGGCGATGCGGGCCTCGGCCGCGAGGGCGGCGATCCCTGCTGCCTTTTCCCACATGGAGGCGGTCCTGCTCTCTGCGCCACAGTATGG GGTTTGTTCCAGGACACAGGGAGGGGTGGCTTTCGTGGCTGCCATTTTCTGTAGGAGTTACTGCTCATCATCGAATGGGTTGAACACCACCGCTGCAG ACCCAGAGGGCAATAAACTCTATAAGATCTCTGCTCAAGATGTATCAGCCAATGGTTTAT GTCCAAAGGGAGAGATGCTTTATCAGATCAGCCCTGTTGCAGGTCCAAATGGGCAAAAACTCTACAAGATCGTCCCTGCTGCTGGGTCAGTAGGCACGTTTG ATCCCGCTGAAGGAACCCCCCACAAGGTTGCAATATCTAACAGG CCCTTGACAAATGAAGAGGTTCGACAGCTGGCTTTCGATCATCAAAAATG GTCGACTGACATCCGTGAAGCCAAGTGGAGTGAAGCAGAAATATGGAAGCAGCTTAATGAGAAGGTAGATAAAATTTCTGAAAG tgTCAAGAAACCTACCGGGTTTAATGAATTGCTGGCCAACTTCGGCGTCAAGGTACCTGAAGATCCTTTTTGGTGGTGGACATCTGTTTTGACTATCGTGATTCCTGCAGGAGCTTTTTTTATCTTTCGATTTGTCAAGGCACTTGATGATTTCATCATCATTGTGACCCAAAAGCTTATGCCAGCTTACAAGCAGCTAAAAGGCGCCTTCAAAGCGAAGCTTGAGGATATGAAAGCTAATCCAATGGAATGGGAAGAGGGAGATTCCGTGGAGTTACATGAGCTGTTTTAG
- the LOC127779657 gene encoding uncharacterized protein LOC127779657 isoform X3, which yields MAMAASSVLRAAGAAAMRASAARAAIPAAFSHMEAVLLSAPQYGVCSRTQGGVAFVAAIFCRSYCSSSNGLNTTAAGDPEGNKLYKISAQDVSANGLCPKGEMLYQISPVAGPNGQKLYKIVPAAGSVGTFDPAEGTPHKVAISNRPLTNEEVRQLAFDHQKWSTDIREAKWSEAEIWKQLNEKVDKISESVKKPTGFNELLANFGVKVPEDPFWWWTSVLTIVIPAGAFFIFRFVKALDDFIIIVTQKLMPAYKQLKGAFKAKLEDMKANPMEWEEGDSVELHELF from the exons atggccatggctgcGTCATCTGTTCTTCGAGCAGCGGGGGCTGCGGCGATGCGGGCCTCGGCCGCGAGGGCGGCGATCCCTGCTGCCTTTTCCCACATGGAGGCGGTCCTGCTCTCTGCGCCACAGTATGG GGTTTGTTCCAGGACACAGGGAGGGGTGGCTTTCGTGGCTGCCATTTTCTGTAGGAGTTACTGCTCATCATCGAATGGGTTGAACACCACCGCTGCAGGTG ACCCAGAGGGCAATAAACTCTATAAGATCTCTGCTCAAGATGTATCAGCCAATGGTTTAT GTCCAAAGGGAGAGATGCTTTATCAGATCAGCCCTGTTGCAGGTCCAAATGGGCAAAAACTCTACAAGATCGTCCCTGCTGCTGGGTCAGTAGGCACGTTTG ATCCCGCTGAAGGAACCCCCCACAAGGTTGCAATATCTAACAGG CCCTTGACAAATGAAGAGGTTCGACAGCTGGCTTTCGATCATCAAAAATG GTCGACTGACATCCGTGAAGCCAAGTGGAGTGAAGCAGAAATATGGAAGCAGCTTAATGAGAAGGTAGATAAAATTTCTGAAAG tgTCAAGAAACCTACCGGGTTTAATGAATTGCTGGCCAACTTCGGCGTCAAGGTACCTGAAGATCCTTTTTGGTGGTGGACATCTGTTTTGACTATCGTGATTCCTGCAGGAGCTTTTTTTATCTTTCGATTTGTCAAGGCACTTGATGATTTCATCATCATTGTGACCCAAAAGCTTATGCCAGCTTACAAGCAGCTAAAAGGCGCCTTCAAAGCGAAGCTTGAGGATATGAAAGCTAATCCAATGGAATGGGAAGAGGGAGATTCCGTGGAGTTACATGAGCTGTTTTAG